A window of Pseudomonas mucidolens contains these coding sequences:
- a CDS encoding cation acetate symporter, protein MIRRLLAVLGASFFAPAVWAAEALTGEVQKQPLNIPAIVMFVAFVGATLCITYWASKRNNSAADYYAAGGKITGFQNGLAIAGDYMSAASFLGISALVYTSGYDGLIYSIGFLVGWPIILFLIAERLRNLGKYTFADVASYRLGQTQIRSLSACGSLVVVAFYLIAQMVGAGKLIQLLFGLDYHVAVILVGILMCLYVLFGGMLATTWVQIIKAVLLLSGASFMALMVMKHVNFDFNMLFSEATKVHAKGEAIMSPGGLVKDPISALSLGLALMFGTAGLPHILMRFFTVSDAKEARKSVLYATGFIGYFYILTFIIGFGAILLVSTNPAFKDAAGALLGGNNMAAVHLADAVGGSIFLGFISAVAFATILAVVAGLTLAGASAVSHDLYASVIKKGKTNDKDEIRVSKITTIALAVLAIGLGILFESQNIAFMVGLAFSIAASCNFPVLLLSMYWKNLTTRGAMIGGWLGLVSAVGLMILGPTIWVSILHHETAIFPYEYPALFSMIIAFIGIWFFSITDKSAAAEKERALYFPQFVRSQTGLGASGAVNH, encoded by the coding sequence ATGATCCGTCGTCTATTGGCTGTACTCGGCGCTTCGTTCTTTGCTCCTGCCGTCTGGGCAGCGGAAGCATTGACCGGCGAAGTCCAGAAACAACCGCTCAACATCCCGGCGATTGTGATGTTTGTCGCTTTCGTCGGCGCCACACTGTGCATCACTTACTGGGCTTCCAAGCGCAACAACTCGGCGGCCGATTACTATGCGGCCGGCGGCAAGATCACCGGTTTCCAGAACGGTCTGGCAATTGCCGGCGACTATATGTCGGCGGCGTCTTTCCTGGGGATTTCCGCGCTGGTATACACCTCCGGTTACGATGGCCTGATCTATTCGATCGGCTTCCTGGTGGGCTGGCCGATCATCCTGTTCCTGATCGCCGAGCGCCTGCGTAACTTGGGCAAGTACACCTTTGCCGACGTGGCGTCCTATCGTCTCGGGCAAACCCAGATTCGCAGCTTGTCGGCCTGTGGTTCGCTGGTGGTGGTGGCGTTCTACCTGATCGCACAGATGGTCGGCGCGGGCAAGCTGATCCAACTGCTGTTCGGTCTCGACTACCATGTCGCGGTGATCCTGGTCGGTATCCTGATGTGCCTGTATGTGCTGTTCGGCGGCATGCTGGCGACCACCTGGGTGCAGATCATCAAGGCGGTGCTGCTGTTGTCCGGTGCCTCCTTCATGGCGCTGATGGTGATGAAGCACGTCAATTTCGACTTCAACATGCTGTTCTCCGAGGCGACCAAGGTTCACGCCAAGGGTGAAGCGATCATGAGCCCGGGTGGCCTGGTGAAGGATCCGATTTCGGCGCTTTCCCTGGGACTGGCGCTGATGTTCGGCACCGCAGGCTTGCCGCATATCCTGATGCGCTTCTTCACCGTGAGTGACGCCAAGGAAGCGCGCAAGAGCGTGTTGTACGCCACTGGCTTCATTGGTTACTTCTATATCCTGACCTTTATCATCGGCTTCGGCGCGATTCTGCTGGTCAGCACCAACCCGGCGTTCAAGGACGCGGCAGGCGCTCTGTTGGGTGGCAATAACATGGCGGCGGTGCATTTGGCTGACGCGGTGGGTGGCAGTATCTTCCTGGGCTTCATCTCGGCTGTGGCGTTTGCCACCATCCTCGCGGTGGTTGCCGGTCTGACGCTGGCCGGTGCTTCCGCAGTGTCCCATGACCTGTATGCCAGCGTGATCAAGAAAGGCAAGACCAACGACAAGGATGAGATTCGCGTCTCGAAGATCACCACCATTGCCCTGGCGGTGCTGGCGATTGGCTTGGGCATCCTGTTCGAAAGTCAGAACATTGCGTTCATGGTCGGCCTGGCGTTCTCCATTGCCGCGAGCTGTAACTTCCCGGTGTTGCTGCTTTCCATGTACTGGAAAAACCTCACTACCCGTGGCGCCATGATTGGCGGCTGGCTGGGCCTGGTCAGTGCCGTCGGCCTGATGATCCTCGGTCCGACCATCTGGGTCTCGATCCTGCATCATGAAACAGCCATCTTCCCGTATGAGTACCCGGCGCTGTTCTCGATGATCATTGCGTTCATTGGTATCTGGTTCTTCTCCATCACCGACAAGTCGGCGGCGGCGGAGAAAGAGCGTGCGCTGTACTTCCCGCAGTTTGTGCGTTCGCAGACTGGCCTGGGAGCGAGTGGGGCGGTTAACCACTGA
- a CDS encoding beta (1-6) glucans synthase produces the protein MPATARFPALPYLFALTLGLFALIGYWYGLGQPVALPDVASASHKLHCASYTPFDKDQSPFDQPLKLRPERMDADLALLATRFECIRTYSMTGLEALPDLARKHGLKLMMGAWVNRNPVDTAKEVDLLIASANANADVVTSVIVGNETLLRKEITATQLVRLIEKVKRHIQQPVTYADVWEFWLQHPEIAPAVDFLTIHLLPYWEDDPAGIDQALRHVGDIRQTFGNRFAPKDVMIGETGWPSEGRQRETALPSRVNEARFIRGFVAMAEANGWQYNLIEAFDQPWKRASEGAVGGYWGLFDADRQDKGILAGPVTNVPYWPIWLGLGGIIVLATLLLGGRVRGTRAALLLPLLGAVAAGSMGSWAELSRVTARFTDEWIWAGLLMALNLLVLAHAALALSTRQGWRGRCFTWLEQRAGWWVAIAGFAAAVMMLALVFDPRYRSFPSAALLLPALVYLLRPVSGPRREIALLTFIIGAGIAPQLYREGLLNQQAWGWALVSVLMVAALWRCLRVRRFDAPTG, from the coding sequence ATGCCAGCGACTGCCCGCTTCCCTGCCCTGCCTTATTTATTCGCATTGACCCTTGGCCTGTTCGCCCTCATTGGTTACTGGTACGGCCTCGGCCAACCGGTGGCATTGCCGGATGTCGCCAGCGCCTCGCACAAGTTGCACTGCGCATCCTACACGCCCTTCGACAAGGACCAATCACCCTTTGACCAGCCGCTCAAGTTGCGTCCCGAGCGCATGGACGCCGATCTGGCACTGCTGGCTACGCGCTTTGAGTGTATACGCACTTACTCCATGACCGGTCTTGAAGCGTTGCCGGACCTGGCGCGCAAGCACGGCCTGAAGCTGATGATGGGTGCCTGGGTCAACCGCAACCCGGTGGACACCGCCAAGGAAGTCGACTTGCTGATTGCCTCGGCCAACGCCAACGCAGACGTGGTCACCTCGGTGATCGTCGGCAACGAAACCCTGTTACGCAAGGAAATCACCGCGACACAATTGGTGAGGCTGATTGAAAAGGTCAAGCGTCATATCCAGCAGCCCGTCACCTATGCCGACGTGTGGGAGTTCTGGTTGCAGCATCCGGAGATTGCCCCGGCCGTGGACTTCCTGACCATCCACCTGCTGCCTTATTGGGAAGATGACCCGGCGGGCATTGACCAGGCCCTGCGGCATGTCGGCGATATCCGTCAGACCTTCGGCAATCGTTTCGCGCCCAAGGATGTCATGATCGGCGAAACCGGCTGGCCCAGCGAAGGCCGCCAGCGCGAGACCGCGCTGCCGAGCCGGGTCAACGAAGCCAGGTTCATTCGCGGGTTTGTCGCAATGGCCGAAGCCAATGGTTGGCAGTACAACCTTATAGAAGCCTTTGACCAGCCCTGGAAACGCGCCAGCGAAGGAGCGGTCGGCGGCTATTGGGGGCTGTTCGATGCCGATCGCCAGGACAAGGGCATCTTGGCCGGACCGGTGACCAATGTGCCGTACTGGCCTATCTGGCTGGGCCTGGGCGGAATAATCGTGTTGGCTACGCTGCTGCTCGGCGGTCGTGTGCGCGGCACCCGCGCGGCCTTGTTGTTGCCGCTGCTGGGCGCAGTAGCCGCGGGCTCGATGGGCTCCTGGGCCGAACTGAGCCGCGTGACCGCACGCTTCACCGATGAGTGGATCTGGGCCGGCCTGCTGATGGCGCTGAACCTGCTGGTGCTGGCTCACGCCGCCCTCGCACTGAGTACGCGCCAGGGTTGGCGCGGACGCTGCTTCACCTGGCTGGAGCAGCGCGCCGGCTGGTGGGTGGCGATCGCCGGGTTTGCCGCTGCGGTGATGATGTTGGCGCTGGTGTTTGATCCGCGTTATCGCAGCTTCCCCAGCGCGGCCCTGCTGTTGCCGGCACTGGTGTACCTGCTGCGCCCGGTCAGCGGGCCACGCCGGGAGATTGCCCTGTTGACTTTCATTATCGGTGCCGGCATCGCACCACAGTTGTACCGTGAAGGCTTGCTGAACCAACAGGCCTGGGGCTGGGCGTTGGTGAGTGTGCTGATGGTTGCGGCCTTGTGGCGTTGCCTGCGAGTGCGTAGGTTTGACGCGCCCACAGGTTAA
- a CDS encoding DUF485 domain-containing protein, whose translation MNDSIYLSIQNSPRFKELVRKRERFAWILSAIMLGLYAGFILLIAYGPHLLGAKISPDSSITWGIPLGVGLIVSAFVLTGIYVRRANGEFDDLNNAILKEAAQ comes from the coding sequence ATGAACGACAGCATTTACCTCTCGATTCAAAACAGCCCGCGCTTCAAGGAGCTGGTCAGAAAAAGGGAAAGATTCGCCTGGATTCTCTCGGCGATCATGCTTGGGTTGTACGCCGGATTCATCCTGTTGATTGCCTACGGACCGCACTTGTTGGGAGCCAAGATCAGCCCCGATTCGTCGATTACCTGGGGAATCCCGCTCGGGGTCGGCCTGATTGTCTCGGCCTTTGTTCTGACAGGCATCTATGTTCGACGCGCCAATGGCGAATTCGACGACTTGAACAATGCGATTCTCAAGGAGGCTGCGCAATGA
- a CDS encoding glycine betaine ABC transporter substrate-binding protein, with protein sequence MKMRRLLGAAATLVVAMSSTLASADSKTLSIGYVDGWSDSVATTHVAAEVIKAKLGYDVKLQAVATGIMWQGVATGKLDAMLSAWLPVTHGEYWTKNKSKVVDYGPNFKDAKIGLIVPEYVKAKSIEDLKTDTTFENKIVGIDAGSGVMLKTDEAIKQYGLDYKLQASSGAAMIAELSRAEVKKESIAVTGWVPHWMFAKWKLRFLDDPKGIYGAAETVNSIGSKDLEKKAPEVAAFLKKFQWASKDEIGEVMLAIQEGAKPDAAAKDWVAKHPERVAEWTAP encoded by the coding sequence ATGAAGATGCGACGACTCTTGGGTGCAGCTGCCACGCTGGTAGTTGCGATGAGTTCCACACTGGCTAGCGCCGACAGCAAGACGCTGAGCATCGGCTATGTGGATGGCTGGTCGGACAGTGTCGCCACCACCCATGTGGCGGCCGAGGTGATCAAGGCCAAGCTCGGTTATGACGTGAAACTGCAGGCGGTCGCCACCGGGATCATGTGGCAAGGCGTGGCCACCGGCAAGCTCGACGCGATGCTCTCGGCCTGGCTGCCGGTGACTCACGGTGAGTACTGGACCAAGAACAAGAGCAAGGTGGTCGACTACGGCCCCAACTTCAAGGACGCCAAGATCGGCTTGATCGTGCCGGAATACGTCAAGGCCAAGTCCATTGAGGACTTGAAGACTGACACCACGTTCGAGAACAAGATCGTCGGTATCGATGCCGGCTCGGGCGTGATGCTCAAGACCGACGAAGCCATCAAGCAATACGGTCTGGACTACAAGCTGCAAGCCAGTTCCGGCGCCGCGATGATTGCCGAATTGAGCCGTGCCGAAGTTAAGAAGGAATCCATTGCGGTCACCGGCTGGGTACCACACTGGATGTTCGCCAAGTGGAAGCTGCGTTTCCTTGACGATCCAAAAGGGATTTATGGTGCTGCCGAGACCGTCAACAGCATCGGCAGCAAGGACCTGGAAAAGAAAGCGCCGGAAGTGGCCGCGTTCCTGAAGAAATTCCAGTGGGCCTCGAAAGACGAGATCGGTGAAGTCATGCTGGCCATCCAGGAAGGCGCCAAGCCGGATGCCGCCGCCAAGGATTGGGTTGCCAAGCACCCTGAGCGTGTCGCCGAGTGGACCGCCCCATAA